CTAATTTTAACTGTTGCCACTTCTGGGTTTTTGGCTTTGTCGGCAAGAAATTATAAATTACCAAAACTTCCGATTTTAAAATTACCAAACCTATCTGAACTAAATCCCTTTAAGGAGCAGGTAATAGTTGTTGGGAATAAAGGGAGCCAGGTCTCACAAAAGAAAATTGATAATACCAAGCGCTTGTTTAAAGAGGCTACGAATAGTTACTCTGGGATCTATGCATTTTATATCTATGACTTAAAAGGGGATTACTACTACGGTTTAAATTACCAACAAAAAATGCAGGCCGCCTCATTAATTAAATTACCAGTGATGTATCTCGCAATGAAAAATAATGAGGATAAAAGCTTGGTTGAAGCTATGGGCAAGAGGTCAGATAACTTTGCCTTTAATACCATAGTTGAGAGTTTGGGCAAAGAGGTTGTAAACAATACCATCTACGATCTTGGAATGCCAAACACTTCCTTAAGTGAAAATACTACAACACCAGAGGAAGTGGGACTATTTTTCAAGAAGTTATACAAACACGAACTTTTAGACTATGACAATTCACAAAAATTAATAGGTTATATGACCAATACTATCTTTGAAGATTGGTTAAGAGCTGGAATTCCAAGTGAATACAAGTTAGCACATAAATATGGTAGAGAGGCGAGGTCTGTAAGTGATGCGGGGATTGTGTTTTCTGAAAAGCCTTTTGTATTGGTAATTATGACAGATGGTGTGATTGAAAGAGAAGCAGATGAACTATTTCCAAAACTTACTAAGTTACTATATACTGAACATACAAATGAGGACAGCAATTGAATACATAAAAGAGGCGTTAAAGATTTATTTTAAGAAAGAGAATATGGCCTTTTTCATTAAAGTCATGTCTATCCCCGTTATATTTTCGACTTTAGCCACATTCTTATATGAATATTATTATCCTACCGAAAATTATCAGGAATTTGATATGTCAGGTGGATTAACTATCTTTCTGGTTTTAACAGTAGTATCAGCACTACTTAGTTTTTGGATGCAAGCATCTGCATATTTTTCAATTTTAGAAATCAATAAAAATGAATTTGAGGTTGTCAAAAAGTCACTAAGAATGTTACCTACTTTTGTAGGAGTCAGTTTAGTTTTAGGTTTAATTATTCTTTCAGGCTTATTGCTACTTATAATACCTGCAATTATTTTTGGGCTTTGGTATTCATTTACATTGTTTTTAGTTTTTGATAAAAGTATGAGCTTAAGAGAGGCACTGAAAGCTAGTAAGTTGATGGTCAAGGGTAGGATGATGAAAGTGTTTGGAAGATTTATAGTTTTTGGACTATTCAGTATTGTTGTCACAATGTTTGTAACAATTATCCCAGTTGCTGGAAGTCTAGTTATGGGTTTACTATCCCCACTATTTCTCTTGTCTTCCTACTTGCTTTACAAAGATTTGCTTTTGATTAATAACGACACGAGTGAAGTTGTGGCTAGTTAATATTCGGACCCTCTGTCATTCCCGCTGGATCTACTATTTTTGGACAGTTCATCTGATTTTCTTCTAAATACCATTCAAACCTACCGTAACATTCTTTTTGGATTAAGCCATTAGGGATAGCCCACTCAACAGCCTCCTTACCCATTAAAAGAGAGGTCATTATTCTATTCCAAATTGGGGCTGCCCCTGTTATACCTGATGCTATTCTACTCATAGATGAACTATCGTTATTACCAACCCAAACTGCTGTCAAATAATCTTGGTTAAACCCGATTGTTAAGTTATCTTTTAGGTCATTACTTGTTCCTGTTTTTACTGCAACTTCTGGGTGGTTTGGAATAACAAGTTTGGAGTTTGTTCCAAAAGCTGGAGATCTTGATACGTTGTCTTTTAAAATATCAATCAAAAGATAGGCTACTCTCGAGTCAATTATTAGTTTATTCTTACTTTTACTTTGTTCATCACGTTTATATATGGTTTTATCTTTATAATTTACTATTTCCGATATATATATCAGGTCATTTTTAACTCCACCGTTTGCAATTACTGAATATGCTTGGGCAACATCTAAAAGTTTGGTTTCTCCACCACCCAGCGTTAATGATAGCCCAAAACGTGACCTATCTAACCAAGTGGTTATGCCCATTTTCTCACCCAAGTCAATAATTTTTGTTACCCCTAATGACGCCAAAATCTTAACAGCAGGTATGTTTCTTGACTGCGCTAAGGCTTGTCTGATGGTAATTTTCCCTTTATATAGGTCATCATAGTTTTTAGGGGAATAGTCTTTTTGTCCAGGAACTTTAAAAGTAATTGCCGAGTCATCTATAATAGTTGAAAGTGTAAAGCCACTACTTAACGCAAGTGTATAGGTTACAACCTTAATTGATGACCCAGGTTGTCTTAATCTTGTGGTGACATTTACATTGCCATCGTTTTCTGTGTCAAAATAGTTTTTACTTCCCACCATAGCCAGAATTTCTCCGTTATGGGGGCTTAAGACCACAGCCGCACCATTATTGACGTTCAACCTTTCAATCTTTGAAACCTCGTCTCTTACTGCTTCCTCTGCGATTTTTTGGATATCGTAGTCAAGTGTCGTGGTAACAGTTAGGCCCCCAGTGGTAACTACCTCTTCTCCATATTCTTCAATAAGTTTTTCGCGAACGTACATCACAAAATGGGGAGCTTTAATGTCTTGTTTATTGGGTGCAAATGTAATTCGTTGCTCAAGTGCTTCAGACTCTTGGTCCTCGCTAATAAACTTATTAATCTTCATTAAATACAGGACTTCCCTTTGTCTAGAAAATGTTAGGTCAGGATTGTTGCCAAAAGGGGAATATCTTGTGGGACTCTGGGGAAGACCTGCAAGAAGTGCACTTTCAGCTAGCGTCAAGTCTTTAACGTCCTTATTAAAATAATGTTTCGAGGCTTCTTGTATGCCATAGACAGTACCACCATAACTTACTTCATTTAAATACATTTCTAAAATTTGATCTTTCGAGTAATTAAATTCGACCATAACTGAGAGTATTAACTCTCTAACTTTTCTAATATATGTTTTCTCTGAAGATAACAGGGCATTTTTGACTAACTGTTGAGTAATGGTTGACCCGCCCTGAAGTTTACCTTCAGAAATATTTTTAACAAGAGCTCTAAACATTCCTCTGAGCGAAAATCCTTTGTGATAATAGAATTCTGCATCTTCCGCGGCTATCGTAGAAAGAATAACGCTTTGGGGAATTTCTTCTAATTTAACAGGAGTTCTGTTTTTATCTTTATAAATCGTGTATAAAAGAACTCCATTTCTATCGTATATTTTAGTAGAGACTTCAATTTTTCTTGACATTAGCTCTTTGTAAGAGGGCAGATCTTTAAAAATAGTAAGGTAAGTAATAAAGGTAATTACAGTAATACCCAAAACAATAAACAAATACCTTTTTTTAAAAGAAATTTTAAACCTTGGAAAAGTATAGTTTTTTAAAAAATTGTATTTAATTTTAGGTAAAGCAAAACTTCTAATTTTGGGAAACTTTGGAAGTTTTATTCTTCTAATAGAACTACCAACAAAATAAAAAACAAAAATAACTGCTATAAAAATATGAGAAAAGATAAAATAGAAAGGTTTCCCAATAGCAGTTAAGATAAAAGCTATTAGCGAAAGGGCAGTGGTGGTTTTTTTCTTTTTTCCAGCCACAGGCAATTGTACCAGTTTTGTTAGTTACTTTTAAGTGGGTATCTAATAGTTGCAGAAGAACTGGAAATGGGGCACTCAAGACAGTAGATTGCTCCTGTTGGGTCTGTGTAAACTGTTTTTGACTGCATCTCTATTTGCTCAGGAAGAGCATCAGAGTTTGCAACTTGACCAGTATCTCTAAATACCCACAAATCTTGGTGGGTTACGTTTACTGTTGTGGGGATGGTCCCTGCCAAAAAATACTCAAATCTGGATGGACAGCCTGGATTATTTGGGTCACCTGACAATATGGCTCCACCAGTATCAGAACAGATTGTTCCTCCGACGACTTCCTCTGGTTGTAATGGCCATGAGTGACCATCACTATCAGAGTCATATGCACCCTTCTCACTTTTATCAAGGGCAAATTTTATTACACGGTTCCATATTGGTGATGCTCCAGTAACTCCAGAAACAGCACCACCCATTGGAGTGTTGTCATTATTACCTACCCACACAACCACAACTATTTGTTTTGTGTATCCAATTGTCCAATTATCTCTTCTGTCATTTGTTGTACCTGTTTTTACAGAAACTTCTGGATGACCCCTGACATTTAAAAAACTAGATGGGCCAAAAGCCT
This bacterium DNA region includes the following protein-coding sequences:
- a CDS encoding PBP1A family penicillin-binding protein codes for the protein MAGKKKKTTTALSLIAFILTAIGKPFYFIFSHIFIAVIFVFYFVGSSIRRIKLPKFPKIRSFALPKIKYNFLKNYTFPRFKISFKKRYLFIVLGITVITFITYLTIFKDLPSYKELMSRKIEVSTKIYDRNGVLLYTIYKDKNRTPVKLEEIPQSVILSTIAAEDAEFYYHKGFSLRGMFRALVKNISEGKLQGGSTITQQLVKNALLSSEKTYIRKVRELILSVMVEFNYSKDQILEMYLNEVSYGGTVYGIQEASKHYFNKDVKDLTLAESALLAGLPQSPTRYSPFGNNPDLTFSRQREVLYLMKINKFISEDQESEALEQRITFAPNKQDIKAPHFVMYVREKLIEEYGEEVVTTGGLTVTTTLDYDIQKIAEEAVRDEVSKIERLNVNNGAAVVLSPHNGEILAMVGSKNYFDTENDGNVNVTTRLRQPGSSIKVVTYTLALSSGFTLSTIIDDSAITFKVPGQKDYSPKNYDDLYKGKITIRQALAQSRNIPAVKILASLGVTKIIDLGEKMGITTWLDRSRFGLSLTLGGGETKLLDVAQAYSVIANGGVKNDLIYISEIVNYKDKTIYKRDEQSKSKNKLIIDSRVAYLLIDILKDNVSRSPAFGTNSKLVIPNHPEVAVKTGTSNDLKDNLTIGFNQDYLTAVWVGNNDSSSMSRIASGITGAAPIWNRIMTSLLMGKEAVEWAIPNGLIQKECYGRFEWYLEENQMNCPKIVDPAGMTEGPNIN
- a CDS encoding serine hydrolase, with amino-acid sequence MFGQIAGNKMGLFKKDEEYIEEVEELNFPKRKFKDLKPEHAKKRKEPVKPWGKFERLFILVILILTVATSGFLALSARNYKLPKLPILKLPNLSELNPFKEQVIVVGNKGSQVSQKKIDNTKRLFKEATNSYSGIYAFYIYDLKGDYYYGLNYQQKMQAASLIKLPVMYLAMKNNEDKSLVEAMGKRSDNFAFNTIVESLGKEVVNNTIYDLGMPNTSLSENTTTPEEVGLFFKKLYKHELLDYDNSQKLIGYMTNTIFEDWLRAGIPSEYKLAHKYGREARSVSDAGIVFSEKPFVLVIMTDGVIEREADELFPKLTKLLYTEHTNEDSN